The proteins below come from a single Oscillospiraceae bacterium genomic window:
- a CDS encoding extracellular solute-binding protein, which yields MSKKILALILSIVMILACLSGCSRTQPSDTTEQPSNSDPQQTTKTTTEPSTSSGDPTVITIWDGNAHQKAFLTEKVAAWNESIGKKLNVQIEYVFQDGMSDKLTVAYETGTEPDIFYELNYNARVQRNEVCAMEDIPGTEAIIEKYGHYGIPTQTIIGGKTYSVYSTTTTYGMVYNRDMFRAAGLVDENGEPTPPETWDEYVEYCRTLTNPAKKEYGIIIDGKDSWWYGNYIGYEASTTDGFNNSWNMHVMQRILQRESVPERLFLFTGECLTK from the coding sequence ATGAGTAAGAAAATCTTAGCACTGATTCTGAGTATCGTCATGATACTCGCCTGTCTAAGCGGTTGTAGCAGAACACAGCCATCCGACACAACCGAGCAGCCTTCGAACAGCGACCCTCAGCAGACCACAAAGACTACTACGGAGCCATCCACCTCTTCCGGAGATCCCACTGTCATTACCATATGGGACGGCAATGCCCACCAGAAGGCGTTTTTAACGGAGAAGGTTGCAGCGTGGAATGAGTCCATCGGCAAAAAACTGAATGTTCAGATTGAATATGTTTTTCAAGACGGTATGAGCGATAAGCTGACGGTCGCTTACGAAACCGGAACTGAGCCGGATATTTTTTATGAGCTGAATTACAATGCAAGAGTGCAGCGCAATGAAGTGTGCGCTATGGAAGATATTCCGGGAACAGAAGCAATCATTGAAAAGTACGGCCATTATGGAATTCCCACGCAGACCATCATCGGCGGCAAGACCTATTCCGTTTACAGTACAACTACCACCTACGGTATGGTCTACAACAGGGATATGTTCCGTGCGGCTGGTTTGGTAGACGAGAATGGTGAGCCCACTCCTCCCGAAACCTGGGATGAGTACGTGGAATACTGCCGGACCCTGACCAATCCTGCCAAGAAGGAATACGGTATCATCATTGACGGTAAAGACTCTTGGTGGTATGGCAACTACATCGGCTATGAAGCTTCTACCACCGATGGATTTAACAACTCTTGGAATATGCACGTGATGCAAAGGATTTTGCAGAGAGAATCGGTGCCAGAAAGGCTGTTCCTATTCACTGGGGAATGTTTGACGAAATAG